Genomic segment of Methanolobus mangrovi:
GGTGACCATCACAATGGTCTGCTCATTTTCTTCATTGAACCTGCTGAAAAGTTCCAGGATCTGTCTTGAAGCTTCACTGTCAAGGTTGGCACAGGGTTCATCGGCAAAGAGTATCTTTGGCTCATGTACCAGTGCTCTGGCAATGGAAACCCTTTGTTGCTGCCCTCCGCTCATTTCTGACGGCAGGTGGTGCATCCTGTCAGCAAGCCCCACAGCTTCAATTATGCTGACAGCTTCTTTCATGATGTTTTCCTGTGTTCTCCCCTGCATCATCAGGGGCAGATAGACATTCTCAAGACCTGTCAGGGTGGGGATAAGAGCGTAATCCTGGAAAACATAACCGAGATTGTTCAGCCGGAATCTTATTTTCTGTTTATCAGTAAGTTCTGATACATTGGTCGAGTCAATGAAAACCTTTCCCGATGTTGGTGTATCCAGCAATCCGAGCTGGTTGAGCAGAGTGGTCTTTCCGCTACCGCTTGAGCCTACTATGGCAACGAACTCTCCTTTGCCTATATTGAGACTGATGCCCTTCAGAGCTTTTACTTCCACCTTACCCATGAGGAAGGTTCTTTTGACATCCCTTGCCTCTATCATCAGTTGGCACCCCATATCAGATCAAGCAGACTTCTCTTTGTCATTCTGTAGGATGGGATTAGGGATCCAATAACTGCTGCCATAAAAAGCATCATTGCACGGATCGCTGCTTCAGAATTACTCAGGTCCAGGCTCACCTTGCCAATTGGTGCACTGATGGGATGGGATTGTGTGTAACCTGTAAAAACGAACTGCATAAGGCTGTAGCCTATGACCATCGCTACAAAGGCATAGAACATCGCCTGTAACACAAAGGAAGCAATAATAATTTCTTCTTCTATGCCGATGGCTTTCTGTACTCCTATCTGGCGTTTCTGGCTTACGATGTTTACAAAGATGACCACAAAAATAATGACAAAGGCTACGATAAGTCCGACTGCCGTAAAGATGTTCCTCACCATGGAAAGTGTACCTTCGATTATCTTCAGGATACCGGCAAATTCCTGCCAGGTTCGTACTTCCTCCTGCACTCCCAGGGAAAGTATCTCCTCACGGACGTATTCCTCATCCGCACCATCCTTGATCTTTATGGCAATCTCATGGGCTTTGTTCTCAGCATCCAGGATTTCTTCAAGGTCTTCTTTGTTAACAAAGGCTGAAGAGTCGGACATAAAGAACAAAGTATTGTAGA
This window contains:
- a CDS encoding ABC transporter ATP-binding protein, with the translated sequence MIEARDVKRTFLMGKVEVKALKGISLNIGKGEFVAIVGSSGSGKTTLLNQLGLLDTPTSGKVFIDSTNVSELTDKQKIRFRLNNLGYVFQDYALIPTLTGLENVYLPLMMQGRTQENIMKEAVSIIEAVGLADRMHHLPSEMSGGQQQRVSIARALVHEPKILFADEPCANLDSEASRQILELFSRFNEENEQTIVMVTHEQWHLDYVDRVITLKDGLIAD
- a CDS encoding ABC transporter permease; this encodes MLERTKVSFFLASRSILRGNKGITFFTIIVLTLVYLQLVFFSSVIGGVTLKFNDVLVDYQTGDLVVEPKQDELYISNVDALSKKIEHLPEVVGVSPRLRLKSSIAFKEKEVGATIYGIDANEEGLVTKFESAMVEGEFISKLDRGEIVLGRELSGGYGAVMQSRSLEDVTVGDIVNVMINGQAKEFRVKGIYNTLFFMSDSSAFVNKEDLEEILDAENKAHEIAIKIKDGADEEYVREEILSLGVQEEVRTWQEFAGILKIIEGTLSMVRNIFTAVGLIVAFVIIFVVIFVNIVSQKRQIGVQKAIGIEEEIIIASFVLQAMFYAFVAMVIGYSLMQFVFTGYTQSHPISAPIGKVSLDLSNSEAAIRAMMLFMAAVIGSLIPSYRMTKRSLLDLIWGAN